A stretch of the Tannerella serpentiformis genome encodes the following:
- the sov gene encoding T9SS outer membrane translocon Sov/SprA — MKTGCPYRSTLLLALFFAILWSGGRAAAQAPADSARKDSVPPTIATLGKPRFPVARTAPLFYRDLTQPMPADLHNPDNLQTTVEYDILTNRYIVRTRVGDMELGTPITMTPEQYQQYSMQQSMKAYYRQRNDENFRQASGEKLNLMDMRFNIGAADRVFGPGGIRVKSQGTAEMKVGMKSSGTKNPTLPERSRNHTFFNFDNNVQLNMQASVGTKVNFGLNYNTQSSFEFDASRLNLAYAGDEDEIIKNIEAGNVSLNTGNSLIRGGAALFGIKTELQFGKLRVNALLAQQNSESRTITSQGGVQTTDFEINIDNYDENRHFFLGHFFRDRYDEAMAKLPLVASSAKITKIEVWVTNRRGNYNEARDIVAFSDLGENVHIGNTAEVQASGTVRMTHNEANTLYSRVNALTDARSIDRVNGALSFLEDGRDYEKIGSARLLSPSEYSLNEALGYISLSTALQPDESLAVAFEYTYGGQTFKVGEISTDNTNNTGGCLFVKLIKGINEAPGMPFWDLMMKNVYSLEAFSVQKDRFKLDIVYQSDTVGTYVYSIQEGNIAGRTLLQVMNLDRLDVNNEPYPNGSFDFVEGYTIQPANGRIFFPVVEPFGRHLRKAIGNNAIADRYVFQELYDSTKTVAQQIAEKNKFKLRGKYRASSASDINLGSTNVARGSVVVTAGGVRLTENVDYVVDYASGIVSIINESVLANRSSISVSLENQSVYSMQRKTMMGLDLNYEFSKHFSAGATVMHLSEMPLTTKTAMGEESINNTLWGANLAYKGESQWLTNVVDKLPLLNLTQPSQISLNAEFAHLIAGHYQNENTGRYSYLDDFESTRNSIDLLNPYLWSLASTPYDNGAAAKFPEASLVNNTEYGKNRALFAWYYIDGLFTRRNSSLRPKYLTDKDISNHYVRPIEYSEIYPNKDLAYNETNMLNTLNLAYYPTERGPYNLDVDGMNADGTLANPQRRWGGMMRRLDQTDFEASNIEYIEFWMMDPFIYNRETTKGGDLFLHLGDVSEDILRDGKKFFENGLPVNGNLSQVDTNVWGRIPRQQSTVYAFDNTTGARRVQDVGLNGLSSTEERAFPTYKNYVERLRAKVSADTWMRWEHDPFSPVNDPAGDDYHYFRGSDYDRDQVDILTRYKHYNGTEGNSTASEDSPESYDISSKTNPDVEDINGDNTMSDLERYYEYRVSIRPKDMVVGQNHIVNERRVRVRLPNGDTTSVTWYQFKVPVKEYLRRVGTIQGYKSIRFMRLYMTDFYETTILRLGTFDLVRGDWRTYLQSLAPIGAPPSVNGTLDVTSVNIEENGDREPVNYILPPGVTRMTDPSQPQIRQQNEQALSLKVTNLASQDARAIYKSTKYDMRRYKRLQLFVHAERLINDVTSLANGELSVFIRLGSDYKNNYYEYEVPLTLTPAGRYNSSSEADRSTVWPESNMIDFPTEVLTNLKNKRNRAKREGRAGVSFATVYSEMDPQRQMNKVSVVGNPSLAEVRTIMIGVRNNAKDLKSGEVWVNELRLTDFDERGGWAANGSLSVALSDLGTIQAAGRITTAGFGQIDQSIGERSMDNYTQYAVSTSLQLGKFFPEKAQVNLPLYYAYSRETISPEYNPLDGDVHLRDALDAAVTTAQKDSIRNLTQQRVTTKSVALSNAHVNIQSKTPMPYDPSNFSFGYAYNERERKDPETVYETTKNYQGNLSYIYTPYIRPFQPFEKLQKSNGYTRYIKQLAFNYLPSTITFQTTMLRNYNELQLRDMDHLDDAASATTLPVSFSSLFTWDRSFSIRWSPLTNLTADFSAGTNARIEEPHVQVNKKLNRSDYELWKDSIKRSIAQLGTPLLYDQTLNVTYSLPLQYIPILDWVAANMTYNTQYNWESGSRVDQTTKTGNTIKNQRQMNYTAGLNLQGLYNKSSFLKTVNQKYGALADAQRSEGSRRRRVKQNYEATIRLSPDSGTIVSHSLMTKKLARVTARRTDDSSRYNITYKVIDFARIRITNRDSVELRIVVVPAPPKEETPAYKGLEYAARFLMMVRRVNLQFSQTDGMKVDGFQPQIGDWIGQASTAYGRAPGWGFAFGDVRESYVREAYDRHWLMTESEQNYLAQINSSRTLTGSATIEPAVGMKIELNINRVDSRDAEIQYLYSGMPTMHRGTFTMTTSTIGSAFASLGSATNGYESGPFRRFVENRAIIASRIEREYDGATYPSEGFLAQSELAGKAHNATKSPVSQNASDVLIPAFLAAYTGRSASRVALTAFPSMLSLLPNWRLSYDGLVQIPFIRRHFKTMTLSHQYRCVYTVGTYQSHLSWVGIGRGDRGYIKDASGDPRPSSPYDIASVSITEAFSPLIGIDAMFLNNVTAGLKYQKTRNLNLNITSYQVVETHSGEFTVSLGYKYAEFNKVLKMRKKGDFSNDLMLRFDYSRRRTQSLIRKIENAYTQLTAGTMTQSLQFSADYAFSRAVTVRAYYDLQINTPLISNNSYPTSNADYGISLRFSLAQ, encoded by the coding sequence ATGAAAACAGGTTGCCCCTATCGTTCTACCCTTCTCCTTGCACTCTTCTTCGCCATACTCTGGTCCGGAGGGCGCGCCGCAGCGCAGGCTCCGGCTGACTCCGCGCGCAAGGACTCCGTCCCCCCGACCATCGCTACGCTGGGCAAGCCACGCTTCCCCGTGGCACGCACCGCTCCCCTCTTCTACCGCGACCTGACACAGCCCATGCCTGCCGACCTCCACAACCCGGACAATCTGCAAACCACCGTTGAGTACGACATCCTCACGAACCGGTATATCGTCCGTACACGCGTGGGCGACATGGAGCTCGGCACACCCATCACCATGACTCCCGAGCAATACCAGCAGTACAGCATGCAACAGTCGATGAAGGCCTATTATCGCCAGAGAAACGACGAGAACTTCCGACAGGCAAGTGGCGAAAAGCTGAACTTGATGGACATGCGTTTCAACATCGGTGCCGCTGATCGGGTGTTCGGCCCCGGAGGTATACGCGTCAAGTCGCAGGGGACGGCGGAGATGAAGGTGGGCATGAAGTCCAGTGGCACGAAGAACCCCACCTTGCCCGAACGATCGCGCAACCATACCTTCTTCAACTTCGACAACAACGTACAGCTCAACATGCAGGCCTCCGTCGGCACGAAGGTCAATTTCGGGCTGAACTACAACACCCAATCGTCGTTCGAGTTCGACGCTTCACGCTTGAATCTAGCCTACGCGGGCGACGAAGACGAGATCATCAAGAACATCGAGGCCGGTAACGTGAGCCTGAACACGGGCAACTCGCTCATTCGTGGTGGGGCGGCCCTGTTCGGCATTAAGACGGAGCTACAGTTTGGCAAACTGCGCGTCAACGCCCTCTTGGCCCAACAGAACTCCGAGTCGCGTACCATCACCTCGCAGGGGGGCGTACAGACGACGGACTTCGAGATCAACATCGACAACTATGACGAAAACCGCCACTTCTTCCTGGGTCATTTCTTCCGTGACCGCTATGACGAGGCCATGGCCAAGTTGCCCCTCGTGGCGTCGAGTGCCAAGATCACCAAGATAGAGGTATGGGTGACCAACCGCCGTGGCAATTACAATGAGGCGCGAGACATTGTCGCCTTCTCCGACCTCGGTGAGAACGTCCATATCGGCAACACGGCTGAGGTGCAGGCTTCGGGTACGGTGCGGATGACCCACAACGAGGCCAACACGCTCTACTCCCGCGTCAACGCCTTGACCGATGCGCGCAGCATTGATCGCGTCAACGGGGCACTGAGCTTCTTGGAGGACGGGCGCGACTATGAGAAGATCGGTAGTGCACGCCTACTCAGCCCCTCCGAATATTCGCTTAACGAGGCCTTAGGGTATATCTCCCTCTCGACCGCCTTGCAACCAGACGAAAGTTTAGCGGTGGCCTTTGAGTACACCTATGGCGGGCAGACGTTTAAGGTGGGAGAGATCTCGACCGACAATACGAATAACACCGGTGGATGCCTCTTCGTCAAGCTGATCAAGGGTATCAATGAGGCTCCGGGCATGCCATTCTGGGATCTGATGATGAAGAATGTCTACTCCCTCGAGGCATTCTCCGTGCAGAAGGACCGCTTCAAACTAGACATTGTCTACCAGAGCGACACGGTCGGCACTTACGTCTACAGCATCCAAGAGGGAAATATCGCCGGGCGTACCTTGCTACAGGTAATGAACCTCGACCGCCTCGACGTCAACAATGAGCCCTATCCGAACGGTTCGTTCGACTTCGTGGAGGGCTACACCATCCAACCCGCCAACGGACGTATATTCTTCCCCGTCGTGGAGCCCTTCGGACGGCACCTCCGGAAGGCCATCGGTAACAACGCCATTGCCGATCGGTACGTGTTTCAGGAACTCTATGACTCCACCAAGACCGTCGCCCAACAGATTGCAGAGAAGAACAAGTTCAAGCTACGTGGCAAGTACCGTGCGTCATCGGCATCGGACATCAACCTGGGTTCGACCAACGTAGCCCGCGGATCTGTTGTCGTCACCGCCGGGGGCGTTCGACTGACCGAGAATGTGGACTACGTCGTGGACTACGCTTCCGGTATCGTCAGTATCATCAACGAGAGCGTACTGGCCAATCGCAGTTCCATCAGTGTATCGTTAGAGAACCAGTCCGTCTACAGCATGCAACGCAAAACGATGATGGGCCTCGACCTGAACTATGAGTTCTCGAAGCACTTTTCAGCCGGAGCCACCGTGATGCACCTCTCCGAAATGCCCCTCACCACAAAAACCGCCATGGGCGAGGAGTCGATCAACAACACCCTTTGGGGGGCCAATCTGGCCTACAAGGGAGAAAGTCAGTGGTTGACGAACGTAGTGGACAAGCTCCCGCTCTTGAACCTCACCCAGCCCAGCCAGATCTCCCTCAATGCGGAGTTCGCTCACCTCATCGCCGGACACTACCAGAACGAGAACACGGGTCGCTATTCCTACCTCGACGACTTTGAGTCCACCCGAAACAGCATCGACCTACTGAACCCCTACCTCTGGTCGCTAGCCAGCACACCTTACGATAACGGCGCCGCAGCGAAGTTCCCCGAGGCCTCACTCGTCAATAACACAGAGTATGGCAAGAACCGCGCGCTCTTTGCTTGGTATTACATCGACGGACTCTTTACTCGCCGCAACTCGAGCCTCCGACCGAAGTATCTTACGGACAAGGACATCTCGAACCACTATGTCCGTCCGATCGAGTATTCCGAGATCTATCCCAACAAGGATTTGGCATACAACGAGACCAACATGCTTAACACCCTCAACCTGGCCTATTACCCGACCGAGCGAGGCCCCTACAACCTGGACGTAGATGGCATGAACGCCGATGGCACCTTAGCGAATCCGCAGCGCCGTTGGGGTGGCATGATGCGACGACTGGACCAGACGGACTTCGAGGCTTCCAATATTGAGTACATCGAGTTTTGGATGATGGATCCCTTCATCTATAACCGGGAGACAACCAAGGGGGGCGACCTCTTCTTACATCTCGGCGACGTATCGGAAGACATACTGAGGGACGGCAAGAAGTTCTTCGAGAACGGTCTGCCCGTCAACGGCAACCTGAGCCAGGTTGACACGAACGTCTGGGGTCGGATACCCCGACAGCAGAGCACTGTCTATGCCTTTGACAACACCACCGGTGCGCGTCGTGTGCAGGATGTGGGCCTTAACGGTCTCTCCTCCACCGAGGAGCGCGCCTTCCCCACGTATAAGAATTATGTGGAACGGCTGCGTGCCAAGGTCTCGGCCGACACATGGATGCGATGGGAGCACGACCCCTTCTCACCCGTCAATGACCCTGCGGGCGACGACTACCATTACTTCCGCGGTTCGGATTACGACCGTGATCAGGTAGATATCCTCACCCGATACAAGCATTACAACGGTACGGAGGGCAACTCCACCGCCTCGGAAGATTCTCCGGAGAGTTACGACATCTCATCCAAGACCAACCCCGATGTGGAAGACATCAACGGAGACAACACCATGAGCGACTTGGAGCGCTATTATGAGTATCGTGTCTCGATCCGCCCTAAGGACATGGTCGTGGGGCAGAACCATATCGTCAACGAGCGACGCGTCCGCGTTCGCCTGCCTAATGGTGACACGACATCCGTCACCTGGTACCAGTTCAAGGTACCGGTCAAGGAGTACCTCCGCCGCGTGGGCACCATTCAGGGGTACAAGAGTATCCGCTTCATGCGCCTTTACATGACTGACTTTTACGAGACCACCATCCTACGTCTGGGCACCTTCGACCTCGTTCGCGGTGACTGGCGCACCTACCTCCAGAGCCTGGCACCTATCGGCGCGCCCCCGTCCGTGAATGGCACCCTCGACGTCACTTCCGTCAACATAGAGGAGAATGGCGACCGCGAGCCGGTCAACTATATCCTGCCCCCGGGCGTCACCCGAATGACCGACCCCAGCCAGCCGCAGATCAGGCAGCAAAACGAGCAGGCCCTCTCGCTGAAGGTCACCAATCTGGCCTCGCAAGACGCACGCGCCATCTACAAGAGTACCAAATACGACATGCGTCGCTACAAGCGCCTCCAGCTCTTCGTTCACGCCGAGCGATTGATCAACGACGTCACCAGCCTGGCCAATGGCGAGCTGTCCGTGTTCATCCGACTCGGATCGGACTACAAGAACAACTACTACGAGTATGAGGTACCCCTCACCCTCACCCCTGCCGGACGATACAATAGCAGCAGCGAGGCCGACCGCTCCACCGTTTGGCCGGAAAGCAATATGATCGACTTCCCAACCGAGGTGCTTACCAATCTGAAGAATAAGCGCAACCGGGCCAAGCGTGAGGGTCGTGCGGGGGTATCGTTTGCCACGGTCTATTCCGAGATGGATCCGCAGCGGCAGATGAATAAGGTGAGCGTGGTGGGCAACCCTTCGCTCGCTGAGGTGCGCACGATTATGATCGGCGTCCGCAACAACGCTAAGGACCTCAAGAGCGGCGAGGTCTGGGTCAACGAGCTTCGCTTGACCGACTTCGACGAGCGAGGCGGATGGGCCGCCAATGGCTCGCTCAGTGTGGCCCTCTCGGACCTCGGAACGATTCAGGCTGCCGGGCGGATCACGACAGCCGGATTCGGGCAGATCGACCAATCCATCGGCGAGCGCAGCATGGATAACTACACCCAGTATGCCGTCTCTACCTCCCTCCAGCTCGGCAAGTTCTTCCCCGAAAAGGCTCAGGTGAACCTGCCGCTTTACTATGCCTATTCGCGTGAGACTATCTCGCCGGAATACAACCCGTTAGACGGCGACGTCCACCTCCGCGATGCCCTTGATGCCGCCGTAACCACGGCCCAAAAGGACTCCATCCGCAACCTCACGCAGCAGAGGGTCACCACCAAGAGCGTCGCCCTTTCGAACGCGCACGTGAACATCCAAAGCAAGACACCTATGCCTTACGACCCGTCGAACTTCTCCTTCGGCTACGCCTATAACGAGCGTGAACGGAAAGACCCAGAGACGGTCTACGAGACTACGAAAAATTATCAGGGCAACCTCAGCTACATCTATACGCCCTACATCCGACCCTTCCAGCCCTTCGAGAAGCTGCAGAAGAGCAATGGCTATACCCGCTATATCAAGCAACTGGCCTTCAATTACCTCCCCTCCACCATCACCTTCCAGACCACCATGCTCCGCAACTACAACGAGCTTCAGCTCCGCGACATGGACCACCTGGACGACGCAGCCTCCGCGACCACCCTGCCGGTCTCCTTCAGCAGCCTATTCACCTGGGATCGCAGCTTCAGCATCCGATGGAGCCCCCTGACGAACCTCACAGCCGATTTCTCCGCCGGAACTAACGCCCGCATCGAGGAGCCGCACGTGCAGGTCAACAAGAAGCTCAACCGCTCGGACTATGAGCTCTGGAAGGACTCCATCAAGCGCAGCATCGCCCAGCTTGGCACGCCCCTGCTCTACGACCAAACCCTGAACGTCACCTACAGCCTGCCCCTGCAATACATCCCCATCCTCGACTGGGTGGCGGCTAACATGACCTACAATACGCAGTACAACTGGGAGAGCGGCTCTCGCGTTGACCAGACCACCAAGACCGGTAACACGATCAAGAACCAGCGCCAAATGAATTATACCGCCGGCCTCAACCTGCAAGGCCTTTACAACAAGAGCTCGTTCCTCAAGACCGTGAACCAGAAATACGGCGCTCTGGCCGATGCGCAGCGCAGCGAGGGATCCCGCCGACGTCGCGTGAAGCAGAATTATGAGGCCACCATCCGGCTCAGCCCTGACAGTGGCACGATCGTATCGCACAGCCTGATGACGAAGAAGTTAGCCCGCGTCACGGCGCGGCGAACCGACGACAGCTCGCGCTACAACATCACGTACAAGGTGATCGACTTCGCCCGCATCCGCATTACGAATCGGGACTCGGTGGAGCTACGCATCGTCGTCGTCCCTGCCCCGCCCAAAGAGGAAACGCCCGCTTACAAGGGTCTGGAGTACGCCGCACGCTTCCTGATGATGGTGCGCCGCGTCAACCTACAGTTCTCGCAGACGGATGGCATGAAGGTGGACGGCTTCCAGCCTCAGATTGGCGACTGGATTGGGCAAGCCTCCACGGCCTACGGTCGGGCACCCGGATGGGGTTTTGCTTTTGGCGACGTCCGCGAGAGCTATGTCCGCGAGGCTTACGACCGCCACTGGCTGATGACAGAAAGCGAGCAGAACTATCTGGCCCAGATCAATAGCAGCCGCACCTTGACCGGATCGGCCACCATCGAACCCGCCGTGGGCATGAAGATCGAGCTCAACATCAATCGAGTGGACTCCCGCGACGCGGAGATTCAGTATCTCTATTCCGGCATGCCCACCATGCACCGAGGCACCTTCACGATGACCACCTCCACGATCGGTAGCGCCTTTGCCAGCCTCGGCAGCGCCACCAATGGCTACGAGTCCGGCCCCTTCCGACGTTTCGTGGAGAACCGTGCCATCATAGCCTCGCGCATCGAGCGTGAGTATGACGGGGCCACCTATCCCAGCGAAGGCTTCCTAGCCCAGTCCGAACTGGCCGGTAAGGCCCACAACGCGACGAAAAGCCCCGTCAGTCAGAACGCGTCCGACGTACTCATCCCCGCCTTCCTGGCCGCATACACCGGCCGCAGCGCATCCCGCGTGGCCCTGACCGCCTTCCCCTCCATGCTCAGCCTACTGCCCAACTGGCGCCTCTCGTACGACGGACTCGTGCAGATCCCCTTCATCCGTCGCCACTTCAAGACCATGACCCTCAGCCACCAGTATCGCTGCGTCTACACCGTCGGCACCTACCAGTCACACCTATCCTGGGTCGGCATCGGTCGCGGCGACCGCGGTTACATCAAAGACGCCTCGGGCGACCCTCGCCCGTCATCACCGTATGACATAGCGTCGGTCAGCATCACTGAGGCTTTCTCGCCCCTCATCGGAATTGACGCCATGTTCCTCAACAATGTCACGGCCGGTCTGAAGTACCAAAAGACGCGCAACCTGAACCTGAACATCACCTCTTATCAAGTCGTCGAGACCCACAGTGGGGAGTTCACGGTGAGTTTAGGCTACAAATACGCCGAGTTTAATAAGGTATTGAAGATGCGCAAGAAAGGTGACTTCAGTAACGACCTCATGCTCCGGTTCGATTACAGCCGCCGCCGCACGCAGTCACTGATCCGTAAGATCGAGAATGCCTATACGCAGCTGACCGCCGGTACGATGACCCAAAGCCTACAGTTCTCTGCCGACTATGCCTTCAGCCGTGCCGTTACCGTTCGCGCCTACTACGATCTCCAGATCAATACGCCGCTCATCTCGAACAACTCCTATCCGACCTCCAACGCTGACTATGGCATCAGCCTCCGCTTCTCTCTGGCGCAATAG
- a CDS encoding DUF6261 family protein: MKDVKSISGINHHYPLGMHIDMQVQLYDILQPVAPAKILLDAADLPAWKSDIDKEKESVREPSAYAETKYLKEKDKKRDEIVTSLFQEIRMAARSMVEDRQKAGHRLCLIVDAYKGLQSENIANKTGHVTGLLLDLGKPEATADLTTLGLATTVPMLKNINDEFVTLRTQRLKAEAEDTQTAGTDLRAKNDATATKIFRHIEAAYIAAASDEDRKLVGDLIDRINTVLSYTKTHYSQSLALKRLAAERRKQPKDPKKPKKPKKGTDPEIRLPDDGQPKTPETPKKPEGGGGGSGKHPEGGGGGTGGGGKHPEGGSGGTGGGGKPSEGGGGGTGGSGGGPEIHLPEE, translated from the coding sequence ATGAAAGACGTTAAATCCATCTCTGGAATCAATCATCACTACCCGTTGGGTATGCACATTGACATGCAGGTGCAGCTGTACGACATACTACAGCCCGTCGCCCCTGCCAAAATCCTCTTAGACGCCGCTGATCTTCCCGCCTGGAAGTCCGACATCGACAAAGAGAAAGAGTCCGTCCGTGAGCCGTCAGCTTACGCGGAGACTAAGTATCTGAAAGAGAAAGACAAGAAGCGTGACGAGATCGTCACCTCCCTCTTCCAGGAGATCCGCATGGCAGCTCGCTCGATGGTTGAGGATAGGCAGAAGGCGGGCCACCGCCTCTGCCTGATCGTAGACGCCTATAAAGGTCTGCAAAGCGAGAACATCGCCAACAAGACCGGTCACGTCACGGGCCTGCTGCTCGACCTCGGCAAACCGGAAGCCACAGCCGACCTGACGACCCTCGGGCTCGCCACCACCGTGCCTATGCTCAAGAACATCAACGACGAGTTTGTCACCCTGCGCACCCAACGCCTCAAAGCCGAGGCCGAAGACACTCAGACCGCAGGCACCGACCTAAGAGCTAAGAACGACGCGACGGCCACGAAGATCTTCCGTCACATCGAGGCCGCCTACATCGCAGCTGCCTCAGACGAGGATCGGAAGTTAGTCGGTGATCTGATCGATCGCATCAACACGGTCCTCAGCTACACCAAGACGCACTACAGCCAGAGCCTCGCCCTCAAGCGACTGGCTGCCGAGCGGAGGAAACAACCCAAAGACCCCAAGAAACCCAAGAAGCCCAAGAAGGGCACTGACCCCGAAATCCGTCTCCCGGACGACGGCCAACCCAAGACACCCGAAACGCCGAAGAAGCCAGAGGGAGGCGGCGGTGGCAGCGGTAAGCATCCCGAAGGCGGCGGTGGAGGCACCGGAGGCGGCGGTAAGCATCCCGAGGGCGGCAGCGGAGGCACCGGCGGAGGAGGTAAGCCCTCCGAAGGCGGCGGAGGAGGCACCGGCGGCAGCGGTGGCGGCCCCGAGATCCACCTCCCAGAAGAATAA